A region of Faecalibacterium taiwanense DNA encodes the following proteins:
- a CDS encoding carbohydrate kinase, with protein sequence MDILTIGEVLIDLTQTGKDARGIPQFAANPGGAPANLAVAASRLGAQTAFIGKVGADAFGRYLKEVLAENKVDVSGMAVDADHPTTMAVVSVDATGERDFSFYRSANADVMLCKEDISDEALKAAKIVHFGSVSLTADPSRTATLDAAARAKKLGATITYDPNYRANLWKNKEDAIAQMKTPLPLVDILKVSDEELPCSPAPPIVKAARHNWHRTASG encoded by the coding sequence ATGGACATTTTAACGATTGGTGAAGTTTTGATCGACCTGACCCAGACCGGCAAGGATGCGCGCGGCATCCCCCAGTTTGCCGCAAACCCCGGCGGTGCACCGGCCAATCTGGCTGTGGCTGCTTCCAGACTGGGCGCACAGACCGCCTTTATCGGCAAGGTGGGTGCGGATGCCTTTGGCCGCTACCTGAAAGAGGTTCTGGCAGAAAACAAAGTGGACGTTTCCGGCATGGCGGTGGATGCAGACCATCCCACCACCATGGCAGTCGTCTCGGTGGATGCCACCGGCGAGCGGGATTTCAGCTTCTACCGCAGCGCCAACGCTGACGTGATGCTGTGCAAGGAGGATATTTCGGACGAGGCTTTGAAAGCTGCCAAAATCGTCCACTTCGGCTCTGTCAGCCTGACCGCTGACCCCTCCCGCACTGCCACGCTGGATGCTGCCGCCCGCGCCAAAAAGCTGGGTGCTACCATCACCTACGACCCCAACTACCGTGCAAACCTCTGGAAGAACAAAGAGGATGCCATTGCCCAGATGAAAACGCCCCTGCCGCTGGTGGATATCCTGAAGGTGTCCGATGAAGAACTTCCCTGCTCACCGGCACCACCGATTGTGAAAGCGGCACGGCACAACTGGCACAGAACGGCATCCGGCTGA
- a CDS encoding carbohydrate kinase family protein, whose protein sequence is MFVTLGANGVFYRFGDKTGHVAGVPCKVGDTNGAGDTFFGAALSKLCKEKLDTLTVDKLEGILAFANKAASITTSRHGAIPAMPTLAEVEG, encoded by the coding sequence ATTTTTGTCACCTTGGGTGCAAACGGCGTATTCTACCGCTTTGGGGACAAGACCGGCCATGTGGCAGGTGTCCCCTGCAAGGTGGGTGATACCAACGGCGCAGGCGATACCTTCTTTGGGGCTGCCCTGTCCAAGCTCTGCAAGGAGAAGCTGGACACCCTGACCGTGGACAAGTTGGAAGGCATTCTGGCCTTTGCCAACAAAGCGGCCAGCATCACCACCAGCCGCCATGGCGCCATCCCCGCCATGCCCACCCTTGCAGAAGTGGAGGGCTGA